From the genome of Pseudanabaena sp. FACHB-2040, one region includes:
- a CDS encoding DUF4278 domain-containing protein: MVLLTLLAIAVGAFAALCLMLVGLLETPWPILLTGLLLALYSLQRLSQQSQAIGTLSIIEQTAQLSVEKTSKGDAPEPDGEALMYRGIRYSPSCSDQNAASEAELIEGKYRGQRWQRPTSAPSSKPDAASEMTYRGCKVRQPQVPEKPD; encoded by the coding sequence ATGGTGCTCTTAACCCTATTAGCGATTGCGGTCGGTGCTTTTGCAGCCCTTTGCCTAATGCTGGTCGGGTTATTGGAAACGCCTTGGCCTATTTTGCTCACAGGGCTGCTCTTGGCACTGTATAGTCTGCAGCGGCTGTCGCAGCAAAGCCAGGCTATAGGCACCCTATCCATAATCGAGCAGACTGCACAACTCAGCGTAGAAAAAACTTCCAAAGGAGATGCCCCTGAGCCCGATGGCGAAGCCCTAATGTATCGGGGGATTCGCTACAGCCCATCTTGCTCCGATCAAAATGCTGCTAGTGAAGCAGAGCTGATTGAGGGCAAATACCGAGGGCAGCGCTGGCAGCGGCCGACCTCAGCTCCCTCTAGTAAACCAGATGCAGCCAGTGAAATGACCTATAGAGGGTGCAAAGTTAGACAGCCCCAGGTGCCGGAAAAGCCCGACTGA
- a CDS encoding alpha/beta fold hydrolase, whose product MLLSLTGKAAASVYYETATHPASYCKELHAMTGTLTQVTPTAAELDQVQQAIAAHVRTIDAHPNRREGAYPYCLFHPPGQPIRGTVMIFHGFSAKPHQMSRLASYLFDNGFNIYQCNLAGHALVNPAKNWPQIDLKPEYAEPLKQKVRQDPVLSRSINNFKTSAGSAEKLNRIQQLALTARLLAVEPRLLDIKQAIERPNDPAFDRYFTSSHMNYLVEARDRMAELAAMPGPIYTIGLSTGGSVALGLAASAPDRVKRVVAYAPLLEVYGEERRQYVELTGPLDIAEMGWDPALQFPVGCLTAADRFGGSYVCSRTSIQTLKSIPTFLVLTENEDAADIKTNQRFFQDIGGTNNRHRYHLYRAQDMVPHPMVDPTEVSQGMSNQFWKSLYQETFRFLTQGEVSAANMASLSLAADLPAVPDVI is encoded by the coding sequence ATGCTTTTATCCTTGACAGGAAAAGCCGCTGCCAGCGTGTATTACGAAACGGCAACGCATCCTGCCTCGTACTGTAAGGAACTTCATGCCATGACGGGGACGTTAACCCAAGTGACCCCTACTGCAGCAGAACTGGACCAAGTCCAGCAGGCAATCGCTGCTCATGTTCGGACGATCGACGCCCATCCAAATCGCCGCGAGGGGGCCTATCCGTACTGTTTGTTTCATCCTCCTGGGCAGCCCATTCGCGGCACCGTGATGATTTTTCATGGCTTTAGCGCCAAACCTCATCAGATGTCGCGCTTGGCCAGCTATTTGTTTGACAACGGCTTCAACATTTACCAGTGCAACCTTGCCGGTCATGCCCTGGTCAATCCGGCTAAGAACTGGCCGCAGATTGACCTGAAGCCAGAATATGCTGAGCCGCTAAAGCAAAAAGTACGGCAAGATCCTGTACTCAGCCGCTCTATCAACAATTTCAAGACAAGCGCCGGCAGCGCTGAAAAACTCAACCGAATTCAGCAGCTGGCTCTGACTGCTCGCCTACTGGCGGTAGAGCCCCGGCTGTTAGATATCAAGCAGGCAATTGAGCGGCCCAACGATCCGGCCTTTGATCGCTACTTCACCTCATCTCACATGAACTATTTGGTCGAAGCGCGCGATCGCATGGCCGAACTCGCAGCCATGCCCGGCCCCATCTACACCATTGGGCTATCCACAGGCGGATCGGTTGCTCTCGGGCTAGCGGCCTCCGCGCCAGATCGAGTAAAGCGAGTTGTTGCCTATGCGCCCCTGCTCGAAGTCTATGGCGAGGAACGGCGACAGTACGTAGAACTCACAGGCCCCCTAGACATCGCCGAAATGGGATGGGACCCGGCCCTACAGTTTCCGGTTGGTTGCCTTACGGCAGCCGATCGATTTGGCGGCAGCTACGTCTGTAGCCGAACCTCTATTCAAACGCTCAAATCGATTCCCACGTTTCTGGTGCTCACCGAGAATGAAGATGCTGCCGATATCAAAACTAATCAGCGCTTCTTTCAAGACATCGGCGGCACCAACAACCGGCACCGTTACCACCTATACCGAGCCCAGGATATGGTGCCTCACCCGATGGTTGACCCCACCGAAGTAAGCCAGGGCATGAGTAACCAGTTCTGGAAAAGTCTGTACCAAGAGACCTTCCGATTTTTGACCCAGGGAGAGGTTAGCGCTGCCAATATGGCGAGCCTATCGCTAGCGGCTGATTTGCCAGCAGTGCCTGACGTTATTTAA
- a CDS encoding DUF362 domain-containing protein, which produces MSAQSPKQPSRRKLLKRLGWFTGAIALPPTLRAFAVPSQPPANLNPAIPSMLPPELALPMPLAAAGLNPHRVVLVKATDRATGIRRAIELLQPPSFSGKRVFIKPNYNTGDPAPAATAPVVLETLVQEIQGAGASQISVGDRSGMAETRSAMQRMQVFSLAERYGFNSIVFDELGREDWQYFPAEGTNWSRGFAIARPVLAADAIVNACCLKTHRFGGHFTLSLKNTIGMVARRVPGDGHDYMRELHRSANQRLMIAEVNKVYRPALIVIDGVDAFVGGGPEQGQRVSPGVILASTDRIAIDAVGIAILRMLGTTREVSSGSIWSQAQIRRAADLGLGAASADRIELVTADSASAQMADQVRPFLS; this is translated from the coding sequence ATGTCAGCCCAATCTCCCAAACAACCCTCACGCCGTAAATTGCTCAAGCGATTGGGCTGGTTTACGGGTGCGATCGCACTGCCTCCGACTTTGCGGGCTTTTGCGGTGCCGTCTCAGCCACCCGCTAATCTGAACCCCGCAATTCCCTCGATGCTGCCGCCAGAGTTAGCGTTGCCAATGCCACTGGCAGCGGCAGGGCTAAATCCGCATCGGGTGGTGCTGGTCAAGGCTACCGATCGGGCTACGGGGATACGCCGCGCGATTGAGCTGCTGCAGCCGCCTAGCTTCAGCGGCAAGCGAGTATTCATCAAGCCCAACTACAATACGGGCGATCCGGCTCCGGCGGCGACGGCTCCGGTGGTTTTGGAAACGCTGGTGCAGGAAATTCAGGGAGCAGGTGCAAGCCAGATTAGCGTGGGCGATCGCTCAGGTATGGCCGAAACTCGCAGCGCTATGCAGCGAATGCAGGTCTTTTCTCTCGCCGAGCGCTATGGCTTTAACAGCATTGTGTTTGATGAGTTGGGGCGCGAGGACTGGCAGTATTTCCCGGCGGAGGGCACTAACTGGTCGCGAGGATTTGCGATCGCACGTCCCGTCCTAGCTGCCGATGCCATTGTCAACGCCTGCTGTCTCAAGACTCACCGCTTTGGCGGCCACTTTACCCTGTCGCTCAAAAACACGATTGGCATGGTGGCTCGGCGCGTACCAGGAGATGGCCACGACTATATGAGAGAGCTACACCGCTCTGCCAACCAGCGGCTGATGATTGCCGAGGTCAACAAGGTCTATCGCCCTGCTCTGATTGTGATTGATGGCGTCGATGCTTTTGTAGGCGGCGGCCCTGAGCAGGGGCAGCGGGTGAGTCCGGGCGTGATTTTAGCCAGCACCGATCGCATTGCCATTGATGCGGTTGGCATCGCTATTTTGAGAATGTTGGGCACCACCCGCGAGGTTTCGAGCGGCTCTATTTGGAGTCAGGCCCAGATTCGTCGGGCGGCTGATTTGGGCTTGGGGGCCGCCAGCGCTGATCGAATTGAGCTAGTCACCGCCGACAGCGCCAGCGCTCAAATGGCTGATCAAGTACGCCCCTTTTTGAGCTGA
- a CDS encoding substrate-binding domain-containing protein yields the protein MTQKNDIPALVFSLLTTLALLGGGIWWFIQRSDLDLGSLRGGNPASTPAGAGTTSPTASPTTLAESFSQVANVPSGLFNYGGSTTWAPVRGEVDPALQTVWPRFQLRYTEPLNSAPGSGSGIAMLINNQLSFAQSSRPLETEEYQAAQSRGFTLTEIPIAIEGIAIAVNPDLAVQGLTIAQLKEIYTGRITNWNQVGGPNLPLVPYSRSAEGGTVQFFQESVLGGDSFGSNVRTINTTTEALRAVAANPGGIYYASAPEVVGQCTTKPLPIGRQGNEIVPPYQEPLVSASDCPNRRNQLNREAIQTGSYPLTRRLFVIVRNDGSVDQQAGEAYANLLLADQGQDLMVKAGFVRIR from the coding sequence ATGACGCAAAAGAACGATATTCCAGCTTTAGTTTTCTCGCTTCTGACTACGCTCGCCCTCCTGGGAGGTGGAATTTGGTGGTTCATCCAGCGGTCTGATCTCGATTTAGGCAGTTTACGGGGAGGCAATCCAGCCTCAACTCCTGCTGGAGCAGGGACGACTTCTCCTACAGCTTCTCCCACAACGCTTGCAGAGAGCTTTTCCCAAGTCGCCAATGTACCTTCCGGTCTGTTTAACTATGGAGGCAGCACGACTTGGGCACCTGTTAGGGGAGAAGTTGATCCTGCTTTGCAGACAGTTTGGCCGCGATTTCAACTGCGCTACACCGAACCGCTCAACAGCGCCCCTGGTTCTGGCAGCGGCATTGCCATGTTGATTAATAATCAGCTTTCTTTTGCTCAATCTTCAAGGCCTTTGGAAACGGAAGAATATCAAGCAGCCCAAAGCCGAGGATTTACGTTAACGGAAATTCCAATTGCAATTGAAGGGATTGCGATCGCAGTCAATCCTGACCTGGCTGTGCAGGGGCTCACGATTGCCCAACTTAAAGAGATCTATACAGGCCGCATTACCAACTGGAATCAGGTTGGCGGCCCTAATCTTCCCCTGGTGCCCTATTCTCGCTCAGCTGAAGGCGGTACAGTTCAGTTCTTTCAGGAAAGTGTTTTAGGAGGAGACTCGTTTGGCTCGAATGTTCGCACTATTAACACCACTACCGAGGCATTACGGGCAGTCGCGGCCAACCCTGGCGGAATTTACTATGCTTCCGCACCTGAAGTGGTTGGGCAATGCACCACAAAACCCTTACCTATTGGTCGCCAGGGAAATGAAATCGTGCCACCCTATCAAGAGCCTTTAGTGTCTGCTTCCGATTGCCCAAACCGGCGCAATCAGCTCAACAGAGAGGCCATCCAGACGGGCAGCTATCCCCTCACTCGGCGGCTATTTGTCATTGTGAGAAATGATGGCTCAGTAGATCAGCAAGCTGGGGAAGCCTACGCTAATCTACTGCTAGCCGATCAGGGCCAAGATTTGATGGTTAAAGCCGGATTTGTCCGAATTCGGTGA
- a CDS encoding helix-turn-helix transcriptional regulator has product MLSNQTTFTHLPSFVTIKGMGRASQALKQVLNTYSISQNKLAVALEIDRSAVFKWVHNQREPSSEAIVEITQALKTLNPLAAKEFVRLYLGVIVED; this is encoded by the coding sequence ATGTTGTCTAATCAGACAACATTTACCCATCTACCATCCTTTGTCACGATCAAAGGCATGGGAAGGGCAAGCCAAGCATTGAAGCAGGTTCTAAATACCTACAGCATCAGCCAAAATAAACTGGCGGTTGCACTGGAGATTGATCGCTCGGCTGTTTTCAAGTGGGTTCATAACCAGCGAGAACCCTCTTCTGAAGCAATTGTAGAAATTACCCAAGCGCTTAAAACTCTGAACCCTCTGGCAGCAAAGGAATTTGTCCGGCTTTACCTGGGCGTGATTGTGGAAGACTAG